The DNA window ctcaacaaatttattgaatgaatgagtgaatggaaaaACTGGGAGAATCAAAAGTGAGCAGAAGCTCTCCATTTCTACTTCTGTCACAAACCACATTAAATTGTAAACAAGGCCCTTCTCCACTTGACTTCAGGCAGCAGATTGTCTAGAAGCTAAGGATGGCAATTTCTCTGACAAGACAAAGTAGATAGTTTAtaccaggggttggcaaactactgCCCACGGGCCGAATTTGGCCCAGTCTGTTTTTGTATGGTGCaaactaaaaatgatttttactttttttttttttttgagacagagtcttgctctgttgcccaggctggagtgcagtggcgcaatatcagctcactgcaggctccgcctcctgggttcacaccattctcctgcctcagcctcccaaatagctgggactacaggcacccaccaccacacccggctaatttttttgtatttgtagtagagacggggtttcactgtgttagccaggatggtctcgatctcctgacctcgtgatccacccccgccttggcctcccaaagtgctgggattacaggcatgagccaccgcgcctggccgatttttacatttttaaagagttataaaagaaaaaataatgtggtctgtaaaacctaaaatatttactacctggcctGTTGGAGGAAAAGTTTGCCAATCTCTGTTTTATACCATTAACTATGAAATTAACAAAAACTTTTACCTTTGTGCAGAAGGTTAAGAAAAAAAGCATGGTTAAGGAAAAGGAGATGTGTTACCTGTTTATGCACTCCTATAACCGTGgcattgcaaaaaataaaaataaccacctttaaaaaaataaatcttatttaaaTTGCTGTCTTCTGACTTATTTTGATTCCTTCTACTTACCCATGGAAATGAAATATGTGTGAGTAGTTACTTAGGAATGcgatttttattttatgctttgtttAGATTAGCCCTATAACTTATATTCCACTAATGGAATCTCTTCCTGGAATCCATAAATTCTCTTTCTCAATTTTCCCTTTTGTGAAGTAGGAATTAGATCAGAAAGATTAGCATGTTTTTTGGAACATCAGGAAACTGGCTTTGAAGTCCTTTGAAGTACTATTACAGTCTTAGTCCTTTATGTGGTGGTAGCGATAGGGTATGATAGAGCCTATTTTAATTTAGTAATCCTTATTTTGGGATTTTGGGTTGTTCTCACCTTGATTTTTGTCACTGAAGTAGTCAGGTTATATCCACGGTCCCCTGAAGGGTACTTGTTTCAATTTGTTAGTAGTCAGTTCTTTCTTCTGGGACTCTACTATGTATGTCACAGTTAAGTATACTCTCAAACTAATGCTTAAACAGAAAAAAGAGGATCAACTCATTAGGCTTTGAGTTTAGTTATCCACTTGACTCAGGTGCTAATAAATccattacatttaaaatgttcagtatTGCAAAGGgcaaattttgtttgtttgttttttgagacagatcactctgtcacccagtctggagtgcagtggcgccatcttggctcactgcaacctccactttgcaggttcaagcgattctcctgcctcagcctcccgagtagctgagactacaggcaagcaccaccacacccagctaattttttgtatttttagtagagatggggtttcaccgtgttagccaggatggtctcgatctcctgacctcgtgatccacctgcctcagcctcccaaagtgttgggattacaggcgtgaaccactgcgccccgCTGCAAAGGGcaaattttaaacaaccatatcttCTATGGTAAGACTGAGTTTTAGGCCAGATTTTGGATTTCAGGCATAAATTCTCAACCCTCTAAAACTTTATAGTAGCAGATTATTCAAGTGAGAAGGACACTGATAACAACTCAAGGtaattttgctttttccattaaaaagaatgagtacaCCAAGTTCTTTTGGATTAGAAATGGCGGGAGCATCAGTTTTATCAGTTTCACTGCAAATTTTGTAAAAGTTTTGTAATGTTTTCATAGGTTGTAATTCAGAAGTACAATGTTTTCATAGGTTGTAATTCAGAAATACAAGTACATAAGAACCATCTGTTAGAGGATATGCCATTGAAAGGGACaccaactaatttaaaaattatctattggGTGATATGattaacaatatttaaaagaCTTTTGTTAAGTGTTTGGTTCTTATTAATGGACTGGTATTTCATTTCTGACCGGTATCATGTAAAAGCTTCCCTAAAATTTTTATTCTGGTTTACCTGGATTAGCATAAAGATAGAGCAAAAATTTCATCTTTGAAAGAGATCAGGTTAGCTCCATGGATATCTGGATGGCATTGATTTATAAACCAACATTATTACTTGTGTGTTAATAGTGAAATCTAAAACAGTATAAGTTCTTAAATTCATTTAACTTTCTGATATGAGTGACTCTTAAGGTTAGAAACtaatataaatttagaaaaatgaaaccaaatgtTTTCaacaaagtaatttatttttttcctgagaccaaATTCAgtacagtatttgtttttataacaTCCAACATGTCTTATGTTAAACTTAACCACTTTCTATGCAGTGACTGTGGTGAGATGATCTATTTTATTTGACTACCCTCAATGTAATTCATTTGGGTAGTTCTAAGGCATACCAGTGTTCAAAATGTTTCTCCCTACAGTTACTCCTGCATTCTCAATCAGTTTCTTCTGCACATCATCTAAAGAAAATTTATGTGGTATgattacactcttttttttttaataccagaaTTTCTAAAACTAAGGAAAacactaacatttaaaaatcagtgtttctAGTCAAGGATATTTCAATTAAATTTCATCAGTACATTATAGTTTAACTCATGCTAGAAATGTTAAAACCCAAGATCTTCTGAGTCACATAATACCAACATTTcatattaatgaataaattactCAAGTTCTATACAAAGATACTAAGtgatgagaaacagaaaaagctttcaatagttttaaaaaaatacagaagcaaaCTAATGAACACAACTACACAAAATATACACTAACCAATTGCAAGCTAAACTAGTTAGagattaaccttttaaaaaatacattttagaacttCGTGATACCCTCATAAAAGGCAGCAAACTAAGGGTATTAAAACAGTAGTCATTATTTCAGTTACTGTGTATCAAGTCTAAAAGATCCAGACAAAGGGAATGTTTTGTGATtcaatttaaataactttaaaattggaaacatttaataattgataatataattaaaagttaaagaatatatacaaatgatcTGAATAGGTTTTATATTCAGTAACTTGCATGGTTTTTACACTGGCACTTTTATCATTAATTTAGGAGAATCAGATGCATTTCCCTCCATATACTTAGGCATTAAGatttcaaatttataaatatggtagtattttaaatattaaatttttacatgAATATTGGGTTTATCCATACTTTCCTTTGTTTCCCAGGTATTATCCAGTTTTGCAAGGAAAACACTTTTATATCACAATCAAAACTTGTCTTGGTTACTAGGCTGTAGCCATAATTGGGTTACAGTCACTTAGATTCATTATTTGGAATTATACCTAACTAAGACAGACCTAAATGAAACTTATCTCCTAGAAGAATTTCACATTTGCATTTACCTGCATGGCAGAATGGGTTTAAGCATATTTTAGCTGttaggaaatatttaatttttaaacttgttaTCTGACTACTCAGAACTCTTGAGTAGTCAACTGTACCTTTGAGCTTACTTAAAACTATATCGGATTCACTTCAAATAGAAGATTTTTAAATAGAAGTTAGACTTCATTAAGGTATTGGTATTAACTttaaatctgaaagaaaacataCTGAAAGTTTGAcaagttcattaaaaaatttttagcatGTCTTGATATATTTGTCagctttttattcttctttctgctGTCATTTCcttaatgtttgtttgtttcacctCTCTGGTTCATTGGATTGCTACTATTTATGCTTTCATGGACTTTATCTTCACAGTTTACTGTATCTTGTAAAGCCTTTACCACATCAGCTGTACTGGCTGTTTTTGGCAAGGTCATCTGCAGTGCACACCACAGAGTAGTGCGTGTTTTCCGAGTAGCCACACACATCTCTTTAATTGCTGAAGCAAGGGCAaaaacatctgtaaaataaacattCAGGATAATTTCATATTAAATGCCatttaaatatctgttaaatctTACAAAACCCAGTGCTTTTGCTACTAAATgatcaaatgttatttttgtaaaaaaaggaTGGTTATTGATTGAACCAAAGTCCTGTcctttatcattaaaatatttaaaattattgatacTTTATTTCTGACTTGTACGATAGTGACTATACTTTGAGTAGAACACAGACTATCTTAAAACAGTTATAAtagacaaaattaataaaatggaaatactttTGGAGTGAATAATGTGGAGATTATTTACCAATTTATTCTGTAGGTAAGTGTTAATTTTAGAAATCTAATCTTTCAACCTCAGAATCTGCCTTTATCAATACCTAAATTATTGCACTGACTTATCACAAGAATATGCATCAATATTTGTACCTCTGTCATCTTGGCATCTAGGAACTCCTTGCCTTTGCCGATTGGAAGCATTAACAATTTCATCCTTTCTACGTGACTGTACAATGTGAATAGACTCCAAGTGTCTATCAAGAGCAGTAGAGATATTGGCATGAAGAAGAGAACTCCGAAGACGTTCCATTTTGCCTAGTAAAGTCACAACCTGAGggaagcattttaaattttgataagacATGTCCTGCCCTTAAGTAAAAACAAATCTTCAGTGAAGCAGAATAGAGATGACAGCAAtaatattcattcaataaatcaAAGAATGCTTAGTGTCCTGACACCATGCTAgggaaacaaaaatggaaagtGTTTTCTATCTACTTGTCTATGTTAATTCTAAAAATATGTGGCAGTTGATTACTGAAAAGCAtcaatgaaaatgttaaatattcaaACATTACCATGTCATTAACAGTGCAAATACAAGATCTGTTACTGTTTTTGGCAAATAAGAGACCAGCCTGCAAACAGCATTGTTAGGAAGTATTGTAATCTAATGGAAAAAGTTTTGAGCTAAAAAGAGAAGTACTTGGTTGATTAATCCTGACCTCAATAAGTCTTTAATTTTTCTGGGCCTCCAATGTTCCCTTTTTGGAAATCAGAAATATTCAGATAGTAATACTGACTAGTGATAGCTTTAAGGAATCCATAATAcagaaaatattgatttaaatttacattaaaataatacaaaatgactCCTGTAACTGTCAAAACTGCTAAAGAAAATTAGGATGCTTCTCAATCCTCTGGataatgaaacttaaaaaaaggCACTGATATATTAGGTCAGTAGAGGGAGTATGTTTCATATGCCTAACTTGTTTCAAATTCTAAACTTGGAAAGTGTATGGAAAGATAACTTTTTGAATAATTGCAGTTTGAAGATCAAGTAAATATAACAATTGTCTTTGGGAGTTAAATGATTTAACAATTGATATTAGAACTTGGTATTCACTGATTGGAGAATATAAGGGGAAAAGGCTTTTCAAGAAACTAATGGCACTGGAATTAATGTTTCTCTAACCTCAAACTTGTATTAAGTTTCTTTGTAATAAGTCTGTTCCGGATGTTAAATATTTTCCTCTCAACTGTGTATCAGCCAGATCCTTCAGGGGAAAACAAAACACTCAAAAAAAACCTCCAGGGAActactaattatttttaaataagacaatCATTTTGAGCAAATGATAAAGAGTAAAGAAATGTGCAGATTGGGGCTGGgcactgtagctcacacctgtaatcccagcactttggggaggctgaggcgggcggctcatttgagatcaggagttcgagatcagcctgaccaacacggtgaaaccctgtctctactaaaaatacaaaaaattagtcaggtgtggtggtgcatgcctgtaatctcagctattcaggaggctaaggcaggagaatcgcttgaacccaggaggcagaggttgcagtgagccaggatcttgtcagagtgagactctatctcaaaaaaagaaaagtttgcataggatgatttttaataaagtttaaaaagtatttttttcaaaattctacAAAGCTAGCAAACtagaaaatagtaattttttaacCCTCTGTTATTGAAATAATGCTgctaagtataaataaaaaaaaatacatattttttgagatagggtcccaCCCTgtcccaggctggcatgcagtggcatcatctcatctcactgcaatctctgcctcccaggctcaagtgatcctcccacctaagactcctgagtagctgggactataggcacatgccaccatgcccagctaatttttgtagagaaaataaaattattataacagGCATAAATACATCCTTCTAAATTAATGTGAAGCATAAGCAAAGCTGGGAAAAGTATATCACTATCCACAGTATGTCATCCTTTATTTCCTAGAAATGTATTACTGagataaagaaattttaatttggaacagttttttttttttaataataaaagactgAAGTTTTTATTAACATCTGACGGTACCTCATGTTAGGCTCTGAATGTACCATAGATAAATTCCATTGTACAGATTTACAAATTTGACTCATGTTCTAATTCCTAAAATGGTTTTATTCAATCATAGAGGTAATCCGTTTGGCTGCATTTTTTCCCCAGGAATCTTTAtcaaattttatttggaaaactaAGTTTTTAAGAGAGGAAggtcaaaaaaggaaaagtttaccTACCCTAAGTTGCTTAGAAAATTCTGCAATTACAAAGAATAGGAATAATCATTAAATTACAAAATGACTTAACATGAGGATTCTTACAACATTTGACTTGAAATCATATCCTGCTTTGCCAAAACAAAAGTATTTtgttggctgagcatggtggctcacacctgtaatcccagcactttgggaggctgaggcgggtggattgcttgagctcaggagtttgagaccaacctgggcaacatggcgaatcctgtctctataaaaaatacaaaaattagttgtgcgtggtagcgtgcatctgtagtcccagctatttgggggcttaggcaggaggatcttgtgaacccagaaggtcaaggctacagtgagcgtagatcatgccactgtactctagcctgggtgacaaagagaccctgcctcaaaaagaaaaaaaaaaaaaaggaaagatgataATTCCCTGTTACCATCTTATGTAAGCACAGCTTGCTCATCAAGCTAGAAAACAAATGTGACAAAGAAATGAGACTTTCTCCATAAATAATACTCAAAAtggtttttgctttaaaaaaaaattatttcagttgaaGATTAGCTCCACTGCCAATTTGAGCTTCAAGAAGAAccatttaaattatgaaaattactttttaaatgattgagTGAGACTATTTtccctttcctattttttttttttttttgagacaaggtcttgctctgttgcccaggttggaatgcaatggtgtggttatggctcactgtagccctgacctcccaggctcaagctatcctcccatctcagcctcctgagtagcacaagcatgcgccaccatgtccagctaatttttaatttttagtagagacagggtctccctatgttgcctaggatggtctcaaactcctgggctcaagtgattctcccacctccacttcccaaagtgctggtattacaggtgtgagccactgcacccagcccctttcCTAAATATTATAGTTCTGggaacaaacatggaaaaaatatatttcagagagTTAGAtgtaaatgtgatttaaaaaccCTTCAAAGTTCTAAAACTTGatgagagttttatttatttatttatttattgagatgaagtctcgctctgtcactcaggttggagtgcagtggcgtgatcttggctcactgcaacctccacctcctgagtttaagtgattctcctgcctcagcctcccgagtagctgggactacaggcacatgccaccactcccagctaatttttgtatttttagtagagacggggtttcaccataatggccaggctggtcttgaacccctgacctcaggtgatctgcccgccttggcctcccaaagtgctgggactacaggagtgagtcaccatgcctggcctgaaattttaacaaaatttaacaaaatatccaTCCACTGTTATCTGTTTTTACAGCTTACTCTGGCTTGTTCTTGAAGTTCATCCACAATTAAGCGATCAACTCTAGATGGGTTGGAGGTCAGCCTTGGAATTGGAGTGTTGTTAGTACTGGATACTTTTTTCCCAGGATAATTCTTGGCAAGGGCTAATTCAGTCTGTAAAaaattacatacttttaaaaaattacatactttttagaattttctaaatATGATTCGACCATGAATAATAGTTTTCATAAGCCTAATAAATAGAGTATTACCACTTTAAATGAAAATTCTGTTTTGGTATCAAAAGGCAACAAATGTAAACCACAATACCACagtatttttctatcttttttttgagagtctcaccctgttgcccaggctggagtgcagtggcacagtcttggctcactgcaacctccgtttcccgggttcaagtgattctcctgtctcagcctcccaagtagctgggattacaggtgcctgctaccatgcccggctaattttttgtatttttagtagagaatgggtttcaccatgttggccaggctggtctccaactcctgaccttgtgatccgcccgccttggcctcccaaagtgttgggattacaggcatgagccacggcgcccaacTATCATCTTAATACAAATAGAATACCTGAGTATATaaacactaaaaaaattaaaagaaataaacttatAACCACTAAGGGGGTAAAAAAATCTACTTCAGGGCAAGTcaacttaaaataacaataactttaaaatatcaaGCATTTTTCGTCTTGATTTATTTAAGCTTCCCATTGGCCAACCCcatccatttttagtttttaagtaaCCCACTTAATTCCTTACAGTCATGAACTTATAGCAAATCCTGGACATTATAGAATTCAGCTCAGAAATAAGGcaagttggctgggtgcagtggctcacacctgtaatcccagcacttgggacatcaaggtgggggaattgcttgaggccaggggtttgagaccaccatggggaacatagtgaaacccaatgtctacaaaaaattaaaattagctaggcatggtggcatgtgcctgtagcactagctactcaggaggctgaggaggaaggattgcttgagcccaggagtttggttacagtaaactatgattgtgccactgtactccagcctgggcaacagagcgagactctgtctctttaaaacaacaacaaataaagcaaaaagaaataaggCAAGTACTCTTAAACTACACTAAGGTAAACAGAATGAAGACAGGCAAAAGGAACATACTGTTACTCCTAAATGGTTAACTTTGTGttaccttttttctctctttttctaatgCTCTCCATTGTTCATAGCACTCTTCTAGACGAATATGAAGTTCACTGGCTGGTCCACTACGGCTTTTAATTGGTCTTTGAAATCCAAAAGTTGGCACGAGACCAGAAAAAGAATTATCACCATACATCATATCATTAAAATAAGGGTACAAATGGCTTAAGTCATCATAAGAAAATAAGTCATAGGAATCCAACAGTGGAACAACTGAATGGCCAAATGGGTGGGTGGATCTTAGGGGAAACCCATTTGAACCAAGTTGTTGAAAACCCTGATTATGCCTTAAGTCTCCCATCATATAATTATTAGAAAAGCATGACGCTTGTGTGCGATTCACACGGCTATTAATACTGTCTCCACCTCTCATTCTGTGGCTATTAGAATGACCCTGTGACTCCAGTAGATCTTGGTATGTATTTTGTGATAAGCCATCTAAATGCTTTGAACCTTCCTCAGGATCATAATGTCCACTCTGGGGCTTGGCTTGAAAattatgtttgtttacattttcaaTTATCCCATACTGCTGAGCTGAATAGTTATCACAAAATCCATTtggctgctttatttttttatctgtaaCCAATTCAAAGAGATTTTCTTCTCCAGGCTTTGTTAGTCCTTCTATGTGATTGACAGATTGGATTCTTTCTGCACCATTGTAACTAAAATCAAAACTAGAAAATGCTGAAGGGTTTTCTTGGCAATACTTCTGAAATAAATTGCTATTTGGGGTTAAGTTTGTGGATGATAGTTGGGGGAAATCTGAAGAATGGTTAGAACCTTTTGAAGCTGCACTTAAATGACTATTTAATTTCATCAAGTTACCTTGATTTCGATAAGGAATAGgagtgttattttttgtttgaacaTTCATCCAAGTTGGTCTGTTTAAATTGATACCTCCTGAAGATGTTGCTGAGTTTGATAATAAATTCACTGATTTAAAATACTCAGAATTTGGGGGATCAGGTTTAGCAAACTGTTGCTTTTCTGTGACATTAGCAAAATCATTAGCGGGACAAGCTGTGTGAGGTTTTAGTCCATATTCTGAGGTTAAGCCAAAATCAGCAGTGAATGCTGCTTCCTTTGCAAACTGTTTCTCTGTCAGATGTGGAGTAGTTTTTGGAAATGTGAAATTCTGCTGGTCAGGGATTGTctcctccatttttttctgattcgCTGGTTTAACCTGAAATAGCTTTGTGTAGGTATCTGCTTCTACAGTTGGTGTTTCAGGTGTGccattggctaattttttgctatCTTGGACACTAAAATTTGAACATTTATTAAGCTTAGCCTTATTAGGATGAACATATTCTGGGTATCTACAATAATCTACATTTTCATTGTATCTATTAAATTGAGAAAGAAACATCTCTGCCCTTTTTTGCTGTAATGGTGCTTCAAGACCTTTAGTACATATTCTGTCCCTTCCATAAGGGTAAATATCAACTCCTGATTCTTTCATGATGTCAGACAGACCAGTTTGTGGTGTAAAACAGTTTTTGATAAATGGATATTCTTGGAATGTTGTCTTAGCTGTATCATTTGTCTGCATATTGTGACAGTTAGAATGATCACTTCGTGAGGGGTACATCCATTGTTCTTCAAGGTCTAAACCAGTAAATCCATGATAAAGTTCATCTATTTTTTGTTGTGGTGTGAGATTACTGTTATGCAGGTATTGCTTTTCCATTGCTGACATAGATTCACCACTATAAAAAGCTTGCTGAGAGATGGCTGTATCTATTGGCCTTTTGGTTTCTGTTAAGAGGTCATGGTGATCTGCAAATCTGCTTGTGTTCATTGGCCAAACTGACTTTAAATTGGAGGAGCAGGTCctagaacaaataaatatatttaattacaaCTTAGGTTTTAAAGACT is part of the Chlorocebus sabaeus isolate Y175 chromosome 16, mChlSab1.0.hap1, whole genome shotgun sequence genome and encodes:
- the MEIOC gene encoding meiosis-specific coiled-coil domain-containing protein MEIOC; this encodes MEVRRGDTCPRPHPSGLREEGLEPKVAFPGGANRCWNLGADAGNRLTDVFGSVMLTGSSSFYDCCKSQSEDNVDLRQTYTPFSSTEYSSSVDSSLFCAPWSTYGDDIKQPSNSQINIKNRIQTERNDYGSETDLYGLVSNILEEQDKSQPYFAEGTCSSNLKSVWPMNTSRFADHHDLLTETKRPIDTAISQQAFYSGESMSAMEKQYLHNSNLTPQQKIDELYHGFTGLDLEEQWMYPSRSDHSNCHNMQTNDTAKTTFQEYPFIKNCFTPQTGLSDIMKESGVDIYPYGRDRICTKGLEAPLQQKRAEMFLSQFNRYNENVDYCRYPEYVHPNKAKLNKCSNFSVQDSKKLANGTPETPTVEADTYTKLFQVKPANQKKMEETIPDQQNFTFPKTTPHLTEKQFAKEAAFTADFGLTSEYGLKPHTACPANDFANVTEKQQFAKPDPPNSEYFKSVNLLSNSATSSGGINLNRPTWMNVQTKNNTPIPYRNQGNLMKLNSHLSAASKGSNHSSDFPQLSSTNLTPNSNLFQKYCQENPSAFSSFDFSYNGAERIQSVNHIEGLTKPGEENLFELVTDKKIKQPNGFCDNYSAQQYGIIENVNKHNFQAKPQSGHYDPEEGSKHLDGLSQNTYQDLLESQGHSNSHRMRGGDSINSRVNRTQASCFSNNYMMGDLRHNQGFQQLGSNGFPLRSTHPFGHSVVPLLDSYDLFSYDDLSHLYPYFNDMMYGDNSFSGLVPTFGFQRPIKSRSGPASELHIRLEECYEQWRALEKERKKTELALAKNYPGKKVSSTNNTPIPRLTSNPSRVDRLIVDELQEQARVVTLLGKMERLRSSLLHANISTALDRHLESIHIVQSRRKDEIVNASNRQRQGVPRCQDDRDVFALASAIKEMCVATRKTRTTLWCALQMTLPKTASTADVVKALQDTVNCEDKVHESINSSNPMNQRGETNKH